Proteins encoded within one genomic window of Methanothermobacter tenebrarum:
- a CDS encoding tRNA (5-methylaminomethyl-2-thiouridine)(34)-methyltransferase MnmD, with translation MYKPLTVNDEIIVLIKEYLDRECLGENVREEASRKLKRYLIRTDDGSYTLPSKKLSGKSETMHTIHGAITEAYEKFVKPSQLENRDNIKVLDICSGLGYNSAALIDHIKAENILIHMIEASPEVICAGVLVPSPIPAHRIVKRAYEEWLLENGLARFQMISTEIPDNISIELFCEDARQTLPSLPQKYYDAIFLDAFSPPKSPELYTLEFMLELSRVIKDDGILTTYTSAAPVRAAMIEAGFHICEGPKFGRKRGGTIASPKPIGKGLSWDDERMIALTDVGIPYRDPNLEDGREEIIKRRKSERRIVRNANMLPSSYRTPIYLGRELPEKHARRILKNLRRIGIHDTFSKEALYIICPQYPECICGCKSLRLSSSRERILEMRNRLEKVKNGECISCSK, from the coding sequence ATGTACAAGCCTCTAACAGTAAATGATGAAATCATAGTACTCATAAAAGAATATTTGGACAGAGAATGTCTTGGAGAAAATGTAAGAGAAGAGGCTTCAAGGAAACTTAAAAGATATTTAATCAGAACAGATGATGGTTCATACACACTCCCTTCAAAAAAGCTTTCAGGAAAAAGTGAAACCATGCACACAATACATGGCGCCATAACCGAAGCCTATGAAAAATTCGTTAAACCATCACAACTAGAAAACAGGGACAATATTAAAGTTCTTGATATCTGCTCCGGACTTGGATACAACTCAGCAGCCCTCATAGACCATATAAAAGCCGAAAATATCCTCATACATATGATAGAAGCTTCACCAGAGGTTATATGTGCTGGAGTTCTTGTGCCAAGCCCCATACCAGCTCATAGGATCGTAAAAAGGGCATATGAGGAATGGCTCCTTGAGAATGGATTGGCCCGTTTTCAGATGATATCAACCGAGATCCCAGATAACATCTCCATCGAACTTTTCTGTGAAGATGCAAGACAAACACTACCTTCACTCCCACAAAAATACTATGATGCCATATTCTTAGATGCGTTCAGCCCACCTAAAAGTCCAGAACTTTACACTTTAGAGTTTATGTTGGAACTTTCAAGGGTTATAAAAGATGATGGTATCCTCACAACTTATACATCAGCAGCTCCTGTAAGAGCCGCCATGATAGAGGCCGGTTTCCATATATGTGAAGGTCCCAAGTTCGGCAGAAAGAGGGGCGGCACCATAGCATCCCCAAAACCCATTGGAAAGGGTCTTTCATGGGATGATGAGAGGATGATAGCCCTAACCGATGTTGGAATACCCTATAGGGATCCTAACCTGGAGGATGGTCGCGAGGAGATAATAAAAAGGCGGAAAAGTGAAAGGAGGATAGTTAGGAACGCCAATATGCTACCATCATCATATAGAACACCCATATACCTTGGAAGGGAACTCCCAGAAAAGCATGCTAGGAGGATACTGAAAAACCTTAGAAGGATAGGTATACATGATACTTTCTCAAAGGAAGCGCTCTATATTATCTGTCCACAATACCCAGAATGTATATGTGGATGTAAGAGCTTGAGACTTTCATCATCAAGGGAAAGAATACTTGAAATGAGAAACAGACTAGAAAAAGTGAAAAATGGGGAGTGCATATCTTGTTCGAAATAA